ATTGTTAGTCATACCATAACAATTGACACCATTGGTTATCAACTCGATTATGTTTCTGTATTAGGCAGCGGTTGTGATGATTGTACCATTTTTGGATGCACCGGATTAATTGAAGCTGAAAAACCTGACTTATATATTTTAATTGATGATTTGGGACTAACTACCTGGCCGGGTTTTGAAAATACTTCACCACCTGTAACTTTTAGTTTGGGAATTGAACTTGATCCATTACATACTTATACCATGCAAATGAAAGATTATGATACGGGTGCTGCGGGTGGTGATGATAATTGTGGCACATTTACTTTTGAAGGAAATGATGTTGGAGTTAATCTTTTAACTGCAGGAAGTCATGATGTTGAGGTTAGTATTTCGAATCCGGTTATTAGTTATACTTTTTATGATACAATAACTGTTTATCCCTCTGTTGCAACTCCGGAAATTATTTTAACAGGATTAAATATATTTTGTGAAGGTGATTCTGCAATTTTAGATGCTACCATAATTACCGATGGAAATTATCAATGGTTTAAAGATGGAGATGAAATTCCGGGTGCGGATAGTACAAGTTATATCGTTTTTGAAACCGGTGTTTACGATCTGACTGTAACAGGTGTTGGAGGATGTTATGCCGAAAGTGCAGAAACAAGTATTGAAGTTTTTGAAAATCCATCAGCCCCGGCTTTAATAGTTATTGGAAATGTTTTAACTACATCTTCAACCTGGGATGTGCAATGGTATTATAATGGCAGTCCAATACCTGGTGCAACGGAGGTTACTTATACTCCGGCAGTAGAAGGAATTTATCAGGTTGCATCTATAAACGGTCCCTGCATTGCCTGGTCGGTAGAGATCGATTTTATATTTCAATCTGTAGAAAATTATTTAACAGAAGATATTTTGATCTTTCCAAATCCCAATAGCGGAATATTTAATTGCAGTTTTACGCTTACCGAAAAACAGGACATAGAATTAATAATATCAAATTTATTAGGAGAAGAATTAATTAAATATTTCCAACCTGAAGCATTTGGAAAAATATTTCAGGAAATTAATATACCTGGTAATAATTCCGGAATCTATTTCCTCACCATAAAAGGTATTTCAGGAAGCAATATCACGAAAATAATTGTTGATTAATCTAACTATATGGAAAATGCGGAACTTGTTGCGGTACAGAGAAACTATTTTAATTCAAAAGAAACTCTTCCTTATGATTTCAGGATCTCACAATTAAAAAAAATCTTAGATCTGACAATAAAATTTGAAGATCAACTATTAGAAGCCTTATTTAAAGATCTGCATAAATCCAAATTTGAAGCATGGGGTGTTGAGGTTGGGTTGATACAAACCGAATTAAAATATTTTATCGGGCATCTTAAAAAATGGATGAAACCAAAAAGGTTATCTACTCCCCTGTTTCATATTCGGGCAAAAAGTTATATTCAGAAAGTTCCTTATGGCAATACCCTAATTATTGCACCCTGGAATTATCCATTTTTACTTGCGATAAGACCATTAATTGGTGCAATTGCTGCAGGGAATACCGCAATTATAAAACCATCAGAAAATGCACCTTTCACTGCAGCTGTATTGGAGGAAATGATCAATAAAAATTTTGATAAAAATTATTTACATGTAATAAATACAAATGCGGAAGGCACACAGGATCTGTTGAAACAAAAATTTGATTTTATATTTTTTACCGGAGGAACAAATATTGGCCGACATGTTTATGAAGCTGC
The genomic region above belongs to Bacteroidota bacterium and contains:
- a CDS encoding T9SS type A sorting domain-containing protein, which produces MRKLYTATFILTFFITSTLNAQLCGPCSIDYAFLVPGVYPDTLPPATAGEFYESDITFVMQEDTTIDVVGTLEFLNYHILEPVGAPYGMFVSTNLGDLPVDYDPDVSLYGCARVCGTPLVPGWYEVTVPLIATLEYPGGDQAAEYSIFIEVLPAAIGGGGIIPSATYGCDPLEVDFETSIHSLGAAGFTYSWDFGNGSTSTEEFPPTQTYTAIGGIETEYIVSHTITIDTIGYQLDYVSVLGSGCDDCTIFGCTGLIEAEKPDLYILIDDLGLTTWPGFENTSPPVTFSLGIELDPLHTYTMQMKDYDTGAAGGDDNCGTFTFEGNDVGVNLLTAGSHDVEVSISNPVISYTFYDTITVYPSVATPEIILTGLNIFCEGDSAILDATIITDGNYQWFKDGDEIPGADSTSYIVFETGVYDLTVTGVGGCYAESAETSIEVFENPSAPALIVIGNVLTTSSTWDVQWYYNGSPIPGATEVTYTPAVEGIYQVASINGPCIAWSVEIDFIFQSVENYLTEDILIFPNPNSGIFNCSFTLTEKQDIELIISNLLGEELIKYFQPEAFGKIFQEINIPGNNSGIYFLTIKGISGSNITKIIVD